Proteins encoded in a region of the Candidatus Methylomirabilota bacterium genome:
- a CDS encoding acylphosphatase translates to MIEGRVQGIGYRTYAQRKAAQLALRGYVMNLKDGRVRVRVEGSREAIEELARDLEKGPPLARVETVSVSWRPPTGRFTSFDVRYAEFDP, encoded by the coding sequence ATGATCGAAGGGCGTGTGCAGGGCATCGGGTACCGCACGTACGCCCAACGGAAGGCCGCCCAGCTGGCGCTGCGCGGCTACGTCATGAACCTCAAGGACGGGAGGGTTCGCGTGCGCGTCGAGGGCAGCCGCGAAGCCATCGAGGAGCTCGCCCGCGATCTCGAGAAGGGCCCGCCGCTGGCACGCGTCGAGACGGTGTCCGTCAGTTGGCGGCCGCCGACGGGCCGCTTCACGTCGTTCGATGTCCGCTACGCGGAGTTCGACCCGTGA